From a region of the Campylobacteraceae bacterium genome:
- the mqnE gene encoding aminofutalosine synthase MqnE produces the protein MSILEKLDKNERLSYEDAIQLYDLDLFTLGKYANKIRVAKHKKKTYFNINRHINPTNVCKDVCHFCAYSSSRKNPLQYTMTHDEILDVVKNSSKNGIKEVHIVSAHNPKTGLQWYMDVFKKIKKAYPLIHVKALTAAEVHFLSTEYNLTYKELIAMMKDHGIDSMPGGGAEIFDEKVRKRICGGKVTSAQWLEIHKLWHEAGKKSNATMLFGHIETREHRIDHMMRLRDLQDITGGFNAFIPLVYQTENNFLKVKKALSGQEILKTYCISRIVLDNFSNIKAYWATSTVKLALIAQEFGANDLDGTIEKESIQSAAGASSAYGIEVKNFVDLIKNSGFIPVERDSIYNELKVW, from the coding sequence ATGAGTATATTAGAAAAATTAGATAAAAATGAACGATTGTCATATGAAGATGCAATACAACTTTATGATTTAGACCTTTTTACTTTAGGCAAATATGCCAATAAAATAAGAGTAGCAAAACACAAGAAAAAAACCTATTTTAATATCAATAGGCATATAAATCCAACCAATGTTTGTAAAGATGTATGCCATTTTTGTGCCTATTCTTCAAGTAGAAAAAATCCTTTGCAATATACTATGACTCATGATGAAATTCTCGATGTTGTAAAAAACTCTAGTAAAAATGGAATTAAAGAAGTACATATTGTATCTGCTCATAATCCAAAAACAGGTTTACAATGGTATATGGATGTTTTTAAAAAGATTAAAAAAGCCTATCCTTTAATTCATGTTAAAGCTTTAACCGCAGCAGAAGTTCATTTTTTGAGCACTGAATATAATCTAACTTATAAAGAATTAATTGCCATGATGAAAGATCATGGTATTGATTCAATGCCAGGTGGTGGAGCTGAAATTTTTGATGAAAAAGTAAGGAAAAGAATTTGTGGAGGAAAGGTTACTTCTGCACAATGGTTAGAAATACATAAGTTATGGCATGAAGCAGGCAAAAAAAGTAATGCAACCATGTTATTTGGCCATATAGAGACACGTGAACATAGAATTGATCATATGATGAGATTAAGAGACCTTCAAGACATTACAGGTGGTTTCAATGCTTTTATTCCCCTTGTTTATCAAACAGAAAATAATTTCTTAAAAGTTAAAAAAGCTCTAAGCGGGCAAGAAATATTAAAAACCTACTGTATCTCAAGAATTGTTTTAGATAACTTCTCAAATATAAAAGCATACTGGGCTACATCAACTGTAAAACTTGCTTTAATCGCGCAAGAGTTTGGAGCAAATGACTTAGATGGAACCATTGAGAAAGAATCCATTCAAAGTGCGGCAGGAGCTTCAAGTGCTTATGGGATTGAAGTGAAGAACTTTGTGGATTTAATTAAAAACTCTGGTTTTATTCCAGTGGAGAGAGATTCAATTTACAATGAATTAAAAGTCTGGTAA
- a CDS encoding carbonic anhydrase produces MPIRDLIKGNKIFRKDRFPNFKKDMDETIKHGQKPEVLFISCCDSRVTPDLMLNTRPGDMFILRNVGNFVPQYKHDEDYHGSAAAIEYAVSVLGVKNIIVCGHSHCGACESLYKDIPNTKELAHVKTWLKLGEEAKAITLKNANFNTKEEMYRETEKNSIKYQLKNLLTYPAVQEKVKNKELIIHGWYYTLEDGTISYYDEKANNFFPLEDLLV; encoded by the coding sequence ATGCCAATTAGAGATTTAATAAAAGGAAACAAAATATTCAGAAAAGACCGTTTTCCTAATTTTAAAAAAGATATGGATGAAACAATCAAACACGGACAAAAACCTGAAGTTTTATTTATTTCTTGTTGTGATTCTCGTGTTACTCCTGATTTAATGTTAAATACCAGACCAGGAGATATGTTTATATTAAGAAATGTAGGAAACTTTGTACCACAATATAAACACGATGAAGACTACCATGGTTCTGCTGCTGCTATTGAATATGCTGTTTCTGTTTTAGGCGTAAAAAACATTATTGTTTGTGGACATTCACATTGTGGGGCCTGTGAAAGTTTGTACAAAGACATACCAAATACAAAAGAATTAGCGCACGTTAAAACCTGGTTAAAACTGGGAGAAGAAGCAAAAGCGATAACACTTAAAAATGCGAACTTTAATACAAAAGAAGAAATGTACAGAGAAACAGAAAAAAATTCAATCAAATATCAATTAAAAAATCTTTTGACCTACCCAGCAGTACAGGAAAAAGTAAAAAATAAAGAACTTATTATTCATGGTTGGTATTATACACTTGAAGATGGAACAATATCTTATTATGATGAAAAAGCAAATAATTTTTTTCCTTTGGAAGATTTATTAGTATGA
- a CDS encoding pyridoxal phosphate-dependent aminotransferase family protein encodes MYSKELHAIKKANRFRQRTIHNQDLIDLASNDYLGLARNKDLLHNAYIKLSKLDSHSPKASMLVNGYSLIHHEFEQNLIKVNHFEEAIIIGSGFLANLSMFDALIRKSDVLFIDEEYHASGMFAIQHLKKEQVLIFKHNDADHLDTLLKETKVKGRRIIAIEGVYSMHGDLANKDIFSLANEYSSLLIVDEAHSSGVLGDNLFGIFDYYNIKVEKNHIKMGTLGKSYASYGAYILASSHIISFLQNRAKAMIYTTAPSLFDTALGNEALNYIIKNKETIREKIEKNLNIIEKTLGIKSKSLIIPIIINDNKKVIEIQNMLKDKGFLVGAIRQPTVKKAIIRLIAKIDISEHDLQEVCNLLKGYINE; translated from the coding sequence TTGTATTCAAAAGAGTTACATGCAATCAAAAAAGCCAATCGCTTTAGACAAAGAACCATTCATAATCAAGATTTAATTGATCTTGCATCCAATGATTATTTGGGATTAGCGCGCAATAAAGATTTACTTCATAATGCCTATATAAAACTTTCAAAACTTGATTCTCATTCACCTAAAGCTTCAATGCTTGTAAATGGCTACAGTCTTATACATCACGAATTTGAACAAAACCTGATAAAAGTCAACCATTTTGAAGAGGCAATAATAATAGGCTCTGGATTTTTGGCAAATCTATCGATGTTTGATGCACTTATACGAAAAAGCGATGTTTTATTTATTGATGAAGAATATCATGCAAGTGGCATGTTTGCAATACAGCACTTGAAAAAAGAACAAGTTCTTATTTTTAAACACAATGATGCTGATCATTTAGATACTTTACTTAAAGAAACAAAAGTAAAAGGCAGAAGAATAATTGCTATTGAAGGCGTATATTCTATGCACGGGGATTTAGCCAATAAAGATATTTTTTCTTTAGCAAATGAATACTCTTCTTTATTAATTGTTGATGAAGCCCATTCTTCTGGTGTATTGGGAGATAACTTATTTGGTATTTTTGATTATTATAATATTAAAGTTGAAAAAAATCACATTAAAATGGGAACACTGGGAAAATCATATGCTTCTTATGGCGCGTATATTTTGGCCTCATCACATATTATTTCATTCTTACAAAACAGAGCCAAAGCTATGATTTACACAACTGCACCTTCTTTATTTGATACTGCTTTAGGAAATGAAGCATTAAACTATATCATTAAAAACAAAGAGACAATAAGAGAAAAAATTGAAAAGAATTTAAATATTATTGAAAAAACTTTGGGAATAAAGTCCAAAAGTTTGATAATTCCTATTATAATAAATGATAATAAAAAAGTTATTGAAATTCAAAACATGCTGAAAGACAAAGGTTTTTTAGTGGGTGCAATAAGGCAACCCACTGTAAAAAAAGCCATTATACGACTTATAGCAAAAATTGATATAAGTGAACATGACTTACAAGAAGTTTGTAATTTACTAAAAGGATATATAAATGAATAA